The following coding sequences lie in one Saccharomyces mikatae IFO 1815 strain IFO1815 genome assembly, chromosome: 10 genomic window:
- the IML2 gene encoding Iml2p (similar to Saccharomyces cerevisiae IML2 (YJL082W) and YKR018C; ancestral locus Anc_1.285), producing the protein MFRVFGSFGSKNAQSSSEELSTKTKHVLKQANDFETALKAMDFVLDDRTDEGLNLLKKAEMETGSDQTILTLARGVIEFLQATLSFETEEMKKAAITLGKAEQLSWKSKQNAEKTNFKSSSIYPPGTVYAVTYTESCLLHALLMLFSESMMEAAKALLKLRRAYTMLQDIMVAVKRAERSKNSSSPSPSEQSQESCGSFVSAETTFVSVDIPYKLSSEDKSNPQLLEFAERIYTMRMGRLSGAHIGNTPSIDRLRDDLGLQTTSSQASDRSPALDDFDLEQATIDEFIHSGANLCYGILQVVLSLLPPAIGAVLSIVGFKGSREEGLRLVWKATKERNVHGCIGLLGLMFYYDGPFQFTDADFDIPANDNISRALNKSRTNDSSMLPGFMDSATLLHPGKILEDALLKARALFPNSALWLLNEAKMLSGKGRLRDSLALMDSIDVNSIRMRQVKSLMVFERAILLVNLHEYNRAAEDLISLLDISDWSHALYTYFAGCCYLENWRMTQLGLLNDGKEQFYKERARELIFDAPSLLGKKTFKSKNLPLDRFMLRKVQQFNNMQKKLNLKEPLDSIATSPVHELSYFYNGYNRMTEDDLILTKKMLMEYHNPAIDSEDPDQELIRNLLLSLTLRRLGDAEKGLSLLDDIVLPKIFYIQNGKVKYFKKTEDPWAYPAALYERALFCWKLGGMESLKESREWLLRAQNYAADYELSTRIGMKIKAALDRVENALV; encoded by the coding sequence ATGTTTAGAGTATTTGGTTCATTTGGATCAAAGAATGCTCAATCTTCTAGTGAGGAACTATCGACAAAGACAAAGCATGTTCTAAAACAGGctaatgattttgaaactgCCTTGAAGGCAATGGATTTTGTCCTGGATGATAGAACAGATGAAGGATTGAATCTATTGAAGAAAGCAGAAATGGAAACGGGCTCAGATCAAACTATCTTGACTTTGGCAAGAGGTGTTATCGAATTTCTTCAAGCCACCTTGAGTTTTGAAACCGAGGAGATGAAAAAAGCTGCAATTACTCTAGGTAAAGCTGAACAACTGTCCTGGAAGAGTAAGCAAAATGCAGAAAAGACCAACTTCAAGAGCAGTTCAATATACCCTCCAGGTACTGTCTATGCTGTGACATATACAGAGTCATGTCTTCTGCATGCTTTGTTGATGTTGTTTAGTGAAAGCATGATGGAAGCAGCCAAGGCCTTGTTAAAGTTGAGAAGAGCTTATACAATGCTGCAAGATATCATGGTCGCCGTCAAGAGAGCTGAACGATCAAAAAACTCCAGCTCACCCTCTCCAAGTGAACAAAGCCAAGAATCATGCGGAAGTTTTGTTTCAGCAGAGACAACCTTCGTATCGGTAGATATACCATACAAATTGTCCTCGGAGGACAAGTCGAACCCTCAGCTATTGGAGTTTGCTGAAAGAATTTACACCATGAGAATGGGAAGGCTATCAGGTGCTCATATTGGCAATACTCCGTCCATTGATAGGTTGAGGGATGATCTGGGATTACAGACAACTTCATCTCAAGCTTCTGACCGTTCTCCCGCTTTAGATGATTTCGACTTGGAACAGGCTactattgatgaatttatCCATTCAGGTGCTAATTTATGTTACGGTATCTTACAAGTCGTGTTATCCTTGCTACCACCCGCAATTGGTGCTGTATTATCCATCGTTGGATTCAAGGGCTCTCGTGAAGAAGGTTTGAGGCTAGTTTGGAAAGCCACGAAGGAGAGAAATGTTCATGGTTGTATAGGGTTGTTAGGTCTGATGTTTTACTATGATGGTCCGTTCCAGTTTACAGACGCCGACTTTGATATTCCAgcaaatgataatatatcAAGGGCTTTAAATAAAAGCAGAACTAATGATAGTAGCATGTTACCAGGTTTTATGGATAGTGCAACCTTATTGCATCCaggaaaaattttggagGATGCATTATTGAAAGCGAGAGCACTTTTTCCTAATAGTGCATTATGGTTACTAAACGAGGCGAAGATGCTTTCCGGGAAGGGTCGGCTTCGTGACTCTCTCGCCCTAATGGATTCCATTGATGTCAATAGCATCCGTATGAGGCAAGTCAAATCCCTAATGGTATTTGAACGTGCCATCCTTTTGGTTAACTTACACGAATATAATAGAGCTGCTGAAGACTTAATAAGCTTGCTTGATATTAGTGATTGGTCTCATGCGTTGTATACATATTTTGCAGGTTGTTGCTATCTAGAAAACTGGAGAATGACCCAATTAGGTTTATTGAATGATGGTAAAGAACAGTTTTACAAAGAAAGGGCCAGAGAACTCATATTTGACGCTCCATCTCTGTTAGGTAAGAAGACTTTTAAATCCAAAAATCTTCCACTGGATAGATTTATGCTAAGAAAAGTTCAACAATTTAATAACATGCAGAAAAAACTAAACCTAAAAGAACCGCTAGACTCAATAGCCACATCTCCAGTTCATGAGCTCTCTTATTTTTACAACGGTTATAATAGAATGACTGAAGACGATTTAATTTTaaccaagaaaatgttGATGGAGTATCACAATCCCGCTATTGATTCCGAAGATCCGGATCAAGAACTAATCAGGAACTTACTATTATCTTTGACTTTAAGAAGATTGGGTGATGCTGAAAAAGGCTTGTCTTTATTAGACGATATTGTCTTGCCGAAAATATTCTACATTCAAAACGGCAAAGTTaaatatttcaagaaaactgaAGACCCATGGGCATATCCAGCCGCTCTTTATGAGAGGGCTTTATTCTGTTGGAAACTAGGTGGTATGGaaagtttgaaagaaagtAGAGAATGGTTGCTAAGAGCTCAAAATTATGCCGCAGATTATGAATTAAGTACACGTATTGGAATGAAGATCAAAGCCGCCCTTGATAGAGTTGAAAACGCACTTGTTTGa
- the ARP4 gene encoding Arp4p (similar to Saccharomyces cerevisiae ARP4 (YJL081C); ancestral locus Anc_1.287) → MSNAALQVYGGDEISAVVIDPGSYTTNIGYSGSDFPQSILPSVYGKYTADEGKKNIFSEQSIGIPRKDYELKPIVKDGLVIDWDTAQEQWQWALKNELYLNSNSGTPALLTEPVWNSTENRKKSLEVLLEGMQFEACYLAPTSTCVSFAAGRPNCLVVDIGHDTCSVSPIVDGMTLSKSTRRNFLAGKFINHLIKKALEPKEIIPLFAIKQRKPELIKKSFNYEVDKSIYDYANNRGFFQECKETLCHICPTKTLEETKADLSTTTKRSIESPWNEEIVFDNETRYGFAEKLFLPKEDDVPDDWPRSTSGVVETWRNDYVPLKRTKPSGINKAEKKATPADEKEQATVSKSTSPTANSADTPNESGKRPLEEEKLLKSDNELIGLAHLVYSSIMSSDVDLRATLAHNVVLTGGTSLIPGLSDRLMTELNKILPSLKFRILTTGHTMERQYQSWLGGSILTSLGTFHQLWVGKKEYEEVGVERLLNDRFR, encoded by the coding sequence ATGTCCAATGCTGCTTTGCAAGTTTATGGTGGTGATGAGATTTCTGCAGTAGTCATTGATCCTGGCTCCTACACAACAAATATTGGCTATTCGGGCTCCGACTTTCCTCAATCGATTCTACCCTCCGTTTACGGTAAATACACAGCAGATGAAggtaaaaagaacattttCTCTGAACAATCTATAGGTATCCCAAGGAAAGACTATGAGCTAAAACCTATTGTTAAGGACGGTCTTGTTATAGATTGGGATACTGCGCAGGAACAGTGGCAATGGGCGCTCAAAAATGAGCTCTATCTAAATTCTAACTCTGGCACACCAGCTCTTTTAACTGAGCCTGTTTGGAATAGTAcagaaaacagaaaaaaatctctAGAGGTGCTCTTGGAAGGTATGCAATTTGAAGCCTGCTATTTAGCTCCTACATCTACATGTGTTTCATTTGCAGCAGGTAGACCGAATTGCTTGGTTGTTGATATTGGCCACGATACATGCAGTGTTAGCCCAATAGTGGATGGTATGACATTATCAAAGAgcacaagaagaaattttcttgctggaaaatttatcaatcaTTTGATCAAGAAAGCATTAGAACCAAAAGAGATCATACCGCTTTTCGCAATCAAACAGAGAAAACCAGAacttatcaaaaaatcattcaatTATGAGGTTGATAAATCCATATATGATTATGCCAACAACCGAGGATTTTTCCAGGAGTGCAAAGAGACACTTTGTCATATATGCCCAACAAAAACCTTAGAAGAAACGAAAGCAGACCTCAGTACTACCACTAAGAGATCTATTGAATCACCATggaatgaagaaattgtttttgataatgaaacaCGTTATGGCTTCGCTGAAAAGCTTTTCCTTCctaaagaagatgacgtTCCTGATGATTGGCCTCGTTCCACCTCTGGAGTAGTGGAAACTTGGCGTAACGACTATGTACCactaaaaagaacaaagcCAAGTGGGATAAACaaagctgaaaagaaagccaCACCAGCagatgaaaaggaacaGGCTACTGTTAGTAAATCGACTTCTCCGACTGCAAATAGCGCAGATACCCCCAATGAGAGTGGTAAGAGACCGttagaagaggaaaaactTCTCAAAAGTGACAATGAATTAATTGGCCTAGCTCATCTTGTGTATTCATCCATAATGAGCAGTGATGTGGATTTAAGAGCAACATTGGCTCATAATGTTGTCCTCACGGGTGGTACATCCTTAATCCCTGGTTTAAGTGATAGGCTAATGACCGAGCTAAATAAAATACTTCCATCCCTAAAATTTAGAATATTAACAACAGGGCACACTATGGAAAGACAATATCAGTCGTGGCTAGGCGGCAGTATACTCACAAGCCTGGGAACGTTCCACCAATTATGggttggaaaaaaagagtatgAAGAAGTGGGTGTTGAGAGATTGCTCAATGATAGGTTCAGATAA
- the TAX4 gene encoding Tax4p (similar to Saccharomyces cerevisiae TAX4 (YJL083W) and IRS4 (YKR019C); ancestral locus Anc_1.284), with translation MLFPKKKHSGNHAAIELPKEALQDSVTAAQIIFKRYAHANVNANGEEKLGNLKVSPTPMMKSEVSLPRMRHPDSRGLNYQYARESSSGHTEPASVPTTPLGMNCYDAKNKASNSPSSIAAAEAAAYLAHSNSFSHRSSAISSRDPVMDFETKPLRTPSALKNEQQLNKTRIPPPLYGSAVRSHSLSPQISYSTSLSSSCSLSSDGEDVSYKEQSTDEIFTPEPSISSYSLASKASAKASQANALQVQQEPDYTATNKLNGGNVIYKGTLPDLIPRSQRKSVKPRFKHKLLRSSDVDEYSYGQQQENLSRVYSEQKQNGRAVVNTQQNVKLKTTMRRGKYAITENDETFPYDRNAASSDSDTDGDSNVMAVKDKKKKSRRSKIKKGLKTTAAVVGSSTSVLPFPHHHHHHHQLHNSNSHHLHSHHYASPHKFNEDKPWKSHRDLGFITEQERKRYESMWVSNRYSYLRLLPWWPTFADEDDESRLQPLNLPQDGLMLNLVVKDIWCRSNLPVDLLVQIYNMVDTRKDGTLDRKSFIVGMWLVDQCLYGRKLTNELDQRVWNSVDNYILGAINVKSPTSDRYHSTTNLPDKPPKLSVRQELKNIKRDLRNVRI, from the coding sequence ATGCTTTTTCCTAAGAAAAAGCATTCCGGAAACCATGCCGCGATTGAACTGCCGAAGGAAGCCTTGCAAGACTCTGTAACTGCTGCTCAGATTATTTTCAAACGGTACGCTCACGCTAACGTCAATGCAAATGGAGAAGAGAAACTAGGGAATTTGAAAGTGTCACCCACCCCTATGATGAAATCTGAGGTCTCTTTACCGAGAATGAGGCATCCAGATTCAAGAGGTTTAAACTATCAGTACGCTAGGGAAAGTTCTTCTGGTCATACTGAGCCTGCTTCCGTACCGACGACTCCTTTGGGAATGAACTGTTACGATGCAAAGAATAAAGCGTCGAACTCGCCAAGCAGTATTGCAGCTGCAGAGGCAGCTGCCTACTTGGCCCACTCAAACTCGTTCAGTCATAGATCATCCGCTATCAGTAGCCGAGATCCGGTTATGGATTTTGAAACGAAACCACTACGTACGCCTTCAGCTTTGAAGAATGAGCAGCAGCTGAATAAAACAAGGATACCGCCACCATTATATGGTAGCGCTGTCAGATCTCACTCTCTTTCGCCACAAATATCTTACTCTACTTCACTATCATCATCGTGTTCCTTGAGTTCCGATGGAGAAGACGTTTCTTATAAAGAGCAAAGCACAGATGAGATATTTACTCCGGAACCCTCCATATCTTCTTATAGTCTTGCATCAAAAGCCTCGGCGAAGGCTTCTCAAGCTAACGCCTTACAGGTGCAGCAAGAGCCTGATTATACGGCTACGAATAAGCTAAATGGTGGCAACGTAATATATAAGGGTACTTTGCCCGATCTAATACCGCGAAGCCAAAGAAAGTCAGTCAAGCCAAGGTTTAAGCACAAACTTTTACGGTCATCCGACGTCGACGAATACAGCTATGGTCAACAACAAGAGAATTTATCACGTGTATATTCCGAGCAGAAGCAGAATGGTAGAGCCGTTGTAAACACGCAGCAAAATGTAAAGCTAAAAACTACGATGAGACGTGGGAAGTATGCCATTAcagaaaatgatgaaaccTTCCCCTACGATAGAAATGCGGCATCATCAGATTCAGACACGGACGGAGATTCTAATGTTATGGCAGTAAAggacaagaagaagaaaagccGCCGCTCCAAGATTAAGAAAGGTTTGAAGACAACGGCAGCTGTAGTTGGAAGTAGCACATCTGTTCTTCCGTTTCcccatcatcatcaccatcaccatcagCTCCATAACTCAAATTCCCATCATTTACACTCACACCACTACGCAAGCCCTCACAAATTTAATGAAGATAAGCCGTGGAAATCTCACAGAGATCTTGGGTTTATCAcagaacaagaaagaaaaagatacgAGTCTATGTGGGTGTCGAACAGATACTCGTATTTGCGCTTGTTGCCGTGGTGGCCCACTTTCGCGGATGAAGACGACGAGTCTCGCCTGCAACCATTAAATTTGCCACAAGATGGACTGATGTTGAATTTAGTCGTCAAAGACATATGGTGTCGCTCAAACCTACCCGTAGATCTGCTAGTGCAAATATATAACATGGTGGATACAAGAAAAGACGGTACTTTGGACAGGAAATCTTTTATAGTGGGCATGTGGCTCGTCGATCAATGTCTTTATGGCCGAAAACTGACTAACGAACTGGACCAAAGAGTCTGGAATAGTGTCGACAACTATATTCTCGGTGCAATTAATGTTAAATCTCCTACCAGTGACCGTTATCACAGCACCACTAATCTTCCAGACAAGCCACCGAAGCTTTCAGTACGACAGGAACTGAAGAACATCAAACGCGATCTCAGGAATGTCAGAATATAA